The Trichocoleus desertorum ATA4-8-CV12 genome contains a region encoding:
- the psaK gene encoding photosystem I reaction center subunit PsaK: MLLSAVPAATSQDPTALWNWQGTPIMIGCCLLALFIASRTVRFPRVGPKMPLGPFSGLLNNMSVATFLGAMSFGHVLGVLAILLSSSWLK, translated from the coding sequence ATGTTGCTGTCAGCAGTCCCCGCTGCTACGTCCCAAGACCCCACTGCTTTGTGGAACTGGCAAGGCACCCCTATCATGATTGGTTGCTGCCTACTGGCTCTGTTCATTGCCAGTCGCACCGTCCGCTTTCCCCGAGTTGGGCCTAAGATGCCTCTCGGACCATTCTCTGGTCTCCTAAACAATATGAGTGTGGCTACTTTCTTAGGAGCAATGAGCTTCGGTCACGTTTTGGGAGTTTTAGCAATCTTACTCAGTTCCAGCTGGCTCAAATAA
- a CDS encoding glutathione peroxidase yields the protein MLPNREGQRVPDVTFRVRRDNQWVDITTADLFAGKTVIVFSLPGAFTPTCSSTHLPGYNELASTFKKNGVDSILCLSVNDTFVMNEWAKHQEASNITLIPDGNGDFTEGMGMLVDKADLGFGKRSWRYSMLVKDSVIEKMFIEPEEPGDPFKVSDADTMLNYINPQAKKPECVSLFTKEGCPFCARAKDMLQERGLTYEEIVVGKDATTRSLRAMAGGTTVPQVFIDGKLIGGSEALANYLGAA from the coding sequence ATGTTGCCTAATCGAGAAGGACAAAGAGTTCCTGACGTTACCTTCCGAGTGCGGCGGGACAATCAGTGGGTCGATATTACTACTGCTGATTTGTTTGCAGGTAAGACTGTGATTGTTTTTTCTTTACCCGGTGCATTCACCCCGACTTGTTCCTCCACTCATCTACCTGGCTACAACGAGCTAGCCTCAACTTTTAAGAAAAATGGTGTAGACAGCATTCTCTGCCTCTCTGTGAATGATACGTTCGTGATGAATGAATGGGCTAAGCACCAAGAGGCCAGTAATATTACACTCATTCCAGACGGTAACGGCGATTTTACCGAAGGCATGGGTATGTTGGTTGACAAAGCTGACTTGGGTTTTGGTAAGCGGTCTTGGCGCTATTCCATGCTGGTCAAGGATAGTGTCATTGAAAAGATGTTTATTGAGCCAGAGGAGCCCGGAGATCCTTTCAAAGTATCCGATGCGGATACGATGCTTAACTACATCAACCCCCAAGCTAAAAAGCCTGAGTGTGTTTCCTTATTCACAAAAGAAGGATGTCCTTTCTGTGCTCGTGCCAAAGATATGTTGCAGGAGCGCGGACTTACTTATGAAGAGATTGTGGTCGGCAAGGATGCCACTACACGCTCATTGCGAGCGATGGCTGGGGGAACTACCGTCCCTCAAGTATTTATTGACGGCAAATTGATTGGTGGGTCTGAGGCTCTAGCAAATTATTTGGGTGCTGCCTAG
- a CDS encoding NAD(P)H-dependent oxidoreductase: MPNSPKILAFAGSTRTNSYNKTLVKIAAAGASAAGTEVTFLDLRDLPMPLYDEDLEAAEGIPANALKFKEILVAHQGLLIASPEYNSSISGVLKNAIDWASRSAPGEPPLAAFTDKVAAVMSASPGGLGGLRGLVHVRSILSNIRVLVIPDQIAIARAHEAFNPDGSLKDSQQQDSVEKLGAKVTYLLQKLQS, from the coding sequence ATGCCTAATTCACCCAAGATTTTGGCCTTTGCGGGCAGTACCCGCACTAATTCCTACAACAAAACTCTCGTTAAAATTGCGGCTGCAGGTGCTAGTGCTGCGGGCACTGAAGTTACTTTCTTAGATCTCCGAGATTTGCCGATGCCGCTTTATGATGAGGATCTAGAGGCGGCTGAAGGAATTCCTGCGAATGCTTTGAAGTTTAAGGAGATCCTGGTGGCCCATCAGGGACTCTTGATTGCTTCTCCGGAATATAACAGTTCTATCTCTGGGGTGCTCAAAAATGCAATCGACTGGGCTTCTCGTTCTGCCCCTGGTGAGCCTCCGCTAGCTGCCTTTACAGATAAGGTAGCCGCAGTTATGAGTGCGTCTCCGGGCGGTTTAGGGGGGCTAAGAGGCTTGGTTCATGTTCGCAGTATCCTGTCTAATATCCGAGTTTTAGTCATTCCCGATCAAATTGCGATCGCGAGGGCTCATGAAGCATTTAACCCAGATGGCAGCTTAAAAGATAGCCAACAACAGGACAGCGTTGAGAAACTCGGTGCTAAGGTTACTTATTTACTGCAAAAACTGCAAAGTTAA
- a CDS encoding PhnD/SsuA/transferrin family substrate-binding protein yields MSLPWQLRLVSYLAPNMFWFYQAIAAYLGRRLAVETEISQAEFDPLEDPLLLHDQLDLAFICGLPFIRYHCCYPQQLQAIAAPVMQAARYHNRPIYFSDVVVPAASDITSFVELAGKTLCYNDLGSNSGYNLVRQKLKQDGYSTDFFGQVLASGSHQRSMRWVVEGLADCAAIDSTVLEQELQSFPELSEGLRVIESLGPCPIPPIVGSQHLGTDLLGQLQAALLQPDPELQLAMQQAQIQAYVAVKSADYEAIALQYEAALQAGYEVINSASVSSANLLK; encoded by the coding sequence ATGTCTCTCCCTTGGCAATTGCGGTTGGTTTCTTACCTAGCTCCAAATATGTTTTGGTTTTACCAAGCGATCGCTGCTTATTTAGGGCGCAGGTTGGCAGTAGAGACAGAGATTAGCCAAGCCGAGTTTGACCCACTAGAAGATCCACTATTGCTGCACGACCAACTCGATCTTGCTTTTATCTGTGGTTTACCGTTTATTCGTTACCACTGTTGCTATCCTCAACAACTCCAGGCGATCGCGGCTCCTGTCATGCAAGCTGCCCGCTACCACAATCGCCCCATTTATTTCTCGGATGTGGTTGTGCCTGCTGCCAGTGATATCACTAGCTTTGTAGAATTGGCAGGTAAAACCCTGTGTTACAACGATTTAGGTTCCAATAGTGGCTATAACTTAGTGCGGCAGAAATTAAAGCAAGACGGATATTCTACAGATTTCTTTGGTCAAGTGCTAGCCTCTGGTTCTCATCAACGCTCTATGCGTTGGGTTGTAGAGGGGTTAGCAGATTGTGCCGCGATCGACAGTACTGTGTTGGAGCAGGAGTTGCAAAGCTTTCCAGAGTTAAGCGAAGGTCTGCGAGTGATAGAATCTCTCGGTCCCTGCCCTATCCCACCGATCGTTGGATCTCAGCACCTCGGCACAGATCTACTCGGACAGCTACAGGCTGCCTTGCTCCAACCCGATCCAGAATTGCAATTAGCTATGCAACAAGCCCAAATTCAGGCTTATGTAGCTGTGAAATCTGCTGATTATGAAGCGATCGCCCTTCAGTATGAAGCCGCATTGCAAGCTGGTTATGAAGTCATTAACAGCGCATCAGTCAGCTCAGCCAACTTACTAAAATAA
- a CDS encoding response regulator transcription factor, which produces MNATTASSTLRVLIIEDDPMMQLGLEQSLQADSTCIVVGQAEDGYLGVEAALRLKPDLIIMDIGLPRLDGIAATQKIKAVLPEVRVVMLTSHTAETEIIAALSSGADAYCIKGASVDRLQAAIAAAQEGATYLDPQIARRVIDHLKPPTPNSGISQLSERELEVLKLMVEGLSNPEIAAKLYLSPNTIKTHVRGIMNKLSVDDRVQAAVVALRSGLV; this is translated from the coding sequence ATGAATGCCACTACCGCATCGTCAACTTTACGGGTTTTGATTATTGAAGATGACCCCATGATGCAGTTGGGCTTGGAGCAGTCCTTGCAAGCTGACTCGACATGCATAGTTGTAGGACAGGCAGAAGATGGTTATTTGGGGGTAGAGGCAGCCCTGAGACTCAAGCCAGACCTGATTATCATGGACATTGGTCTGCCCCGACTTGATGGCATTGCTGCCACCCAAAAAATCAAGGCGGTACTGCCTGAGGTCAGGGTCGTTATGCTCACCTCTCACACGGCAGAAACAGAAATTATTGCAGCGCTCTCTAGTGGAGCAGATGCCTACTGTATTAAGGGTGCAAGTGTAGACCGATTACAAGCAGCGATCGCAGCAGCTCAAGAAGGAGCCACCTACCTCGATCCTCAAATTGCCCGTCGCGTGATAGATCATCTCAAGCCTCCCACGCCCAACAGCGGCATTAGTCAACTGTCTGAACGCGAACTGGAGGTCTTGAAGCTAATGGTAGAAGGATTGAGCAACCCTGAAATCGCTGCCAAGCTTTACCTAAGTCCCAATACCATCAAAACTCATGTTCGAGGCATCATGAACAAGCTATCCGTAGACGATCGCGTACAAGCCGCAGTGGTAGCTTTGCGCTCCGGATTAGTTTGA